From Hymenobacter sediminicola:
GCAGGTAGCAATCGCAGTCGGAGGTCGGAAAAGGAATACCCTACCCCTTCATTCTTTTCCGGCCCGGTCCGGTCGACTAATTCTTCCACCTCTTTGGGCGTCAGTTTAACGCCTGCTAGCTCCTGAGTCAGCAACGCCCGACGCTCTTCGGCTGTTGGCCGGTCAAACTTCATGACCACGGCCGCCCGGCGCACAATTGCTTCATCGAGAAAATGCAAGCGATTGGTTGCTAAAAACACAATCGCGCGACCAGCTAATGCCCGGGTGTCGTCAATCTTCTGGATTAGGGTATTGACAGCTGCCTTTTCTTCTTGGTGCATCTGTGCGGTAGCGCGAGTGGTGGCGATAGCATCGGCTTCGTCGATGAATAGGAAACCAATACGTTTTTCGCCAGCGACTTTTTTCAGCTCTTCAAATGCTTGATTGACAAGCTTTGCCATTTGCCCGTGTACTCCGTCGCCCC
This genomic window contains:
- a CDS encoding ATP-binding protein, with amino-acid sequence MVTTTIFDSTTELPNAELVERAKHLVGFDDRFKQIHFNLKLLLDPKGLNVWSQKHHHCELPILRSLTDRHPLIILEGDAGTGKTVSAEVIANQMLVELNKTGYFMKLSTRVRGDGVHGQMAKLVNQAFEELKKVAGEKRIGFLFIDEADAIATTRATAQMHQEEKAAVNTLIQKIDDTRALAGRAIVFLATNRLHFLDEAIVRRAAVVMKFDRPTAEERRALLTQELAGVKLTPKEVEELVDRTGPEKNEGVGYSFSDLRLRLLPAAVAAAYPDSPLTFKVLHNALTQTVPSPQIK